A stretch of the Leptospira harrisiae genome encodes the following:
- a CDS encoding methylmalonyl-CoA mutase family protein produces the protein MTTEILTYTPQNKIRFVTAASLFDGHDASINIMRRILQQSGVEVIHLGHNRSVQEIVQCAIQEDVQGIAITSYQGGHVEYFQYMIDLLKKEGAGHIRVFGGGGGTILPSEIEVLHKYGVAHIYSPDEGRTLGLQGMINDVVKKSDFPTPLSFNGDLASQIQNKNYLALGQAITQMEFSLLQEKTNYSINLEFPPPNKNIPVLGITGTGGAGKSSLTDELVRRYLHDFPNQTIAILSVDPSKRKTGGALLGDRIRMNSIFNERVYMRSFATREANIALNRSVKGAIQILKSAGYDLVIVETAGIGQSDSEITEVADVSLYVMTPEYGAATQLEKIDMIDYADVISINKFDKRGALDALRDVKKQYQRSRNLFNDTVDSMPVYGTIASQFQDAGTDELYAHLIGVVIKKCQLDWKTNSAKNQKGGEASVVLPPDRVRYLTEIKEEIDRNADWITKEAEIARSAYQLKGAISVLSKKGKSTSDLESEYQLLWDSLSLDSRNILDTWSEKIESFRKEQYSYFVRGKEIKVDNYTVSLSHLKIPKIATPRFVDWGDILHWSYQENFPGFFPYTAGVYPYKRSGEDPTRMFAGEGGPERTNRRFHYLSSGMPAKRLSTAFDSVTLYGEDPDIRPDIYGKIGNSGVNVATLDDAKKLYSGFDLCDPSTSVSMTINGPAPMVLAFFLNAAIDQACEKYIRAEGKTEEVKSQIQKIYAAKGLGVPGFGGDLPETNDGLGLMLLGVTGDEVLPKDVYAKLKNDALSQVRGTVQADILKEDQAQNTCIFSTEFALKMMGDIQHHFIQNAVRNFYSVSISGYHIAEAGANPITQVAFTLANGFTYVEYYLSRGMDINEFAPNLSFFFSNGIDPEYSVIGRVARRIWAKAMKFKYRANERSQMLKYHIQTSGRSLHSQEIDFNDIRTTLQALYAIYDNCNSLHTNAYDEAITTPTEESVRRAVAIQLIINRELGLAKNENPLQGAFIIEELTNLVEEAILTEFNRLTERGGVLGAMERMYQRNKIQEESLHYETLKHTGEYPIIGVNTFLNRNGSPTVIPGEVIRSTDEEKRQQIGNLKAFQKRNEDKTELAITKLKQVSRAKENIFQELLETVKVASLGQISHALYEVGGQYRRNM, from the coding sequence ATGACCACCGAAATCTTAACTTACACCCCCCAAAACAAAATTCGCTTTGTGACGGCGGCCTCTCTCTTTGATGGGCACGACGCCTCCATCAATATCATGCGGAGGATTTTGCAACAAAGTGGGGTGGAAGTGATCCATTTGGGCCACAATCGAAGTGTCCAAGAAATTGTCCAATGTGCCATCCAAGAAGATGTACAAGGAATTGCCATCACCAGTTACCAAGGTGGGCATGTGGAATATTTTCAATACATGATTGATCTTCTGAAAAAAGAAGGGGCAGGTCACATTCGTGTGTTTGGTGGTGGTGGTGGAACCATTCTTCCATCTGAGATTGAAGTCCTTCATAAATACGGTGTGGCACATATTTATTCCCCAGATGAGGGGAGGACTCTCGGTTTGCAAGGGATGATCAATGATGTGGTCAAAAAATCTGATTTCCCTACTCCACTTTCATTTAACGGAGATTTGGCGTCTCAAATCCAAAATAAAAATTATTTAGCACTAGGACAAGCCATCACTCAGATGGAATTTTCTCTCCTGCAAGAAAAAACAAATTATTCCATCAATTTAGAATTTCCTCCACCGAATAAAAACATTCCTGTCCTTGGGATTACGGGAACTGGTGGTGCCGGTAAATCTTCTTTGACTGATGAACTCGTTCGTCGGTACTTACATGATTTTCCAAACCAAACCATAGCGATATTGTCAGTTGACCCATCTAAACGAAAAACCGGTGGGGCACTCCTCGGAGACAGGATTCGAATGAATTCGATTTTTAACGAACGAGTGTATATGAGAAGTTTTGCGACAAGAGAAGCAAACATTGCTCTCAATCGCAGTGTGAAAGGTGCCATTCAAATTTTAAAGTCTGCCGGATATGATCTCGTCATTGTAGAGACTGCTGGTATTGGGCAAAGTGATTCCGAAATTACGGAAGTAGCCGATGTTTCGTTATACGTCATGACACCTGAGTATGGTGCGGCCACCCAATTGGAAAAAATTGATATGATCGATTATGCTGATGTGATTTCCATCAACAAGTTCGACAAACGTGGGGCTCTTGATGCGCTTCGCGATGTTAAAAAACAATACCAAAGATCTCGTAATTTATTCAATGATACCGTGGATTCGATGCCTGTGTATGGAACCATTGCTTCGCAGTTCCAAGACGCAGGGACAGATGAACTTTATGCCCATCTGATTGGCGTTGTGATAAAGAAGTGCCAATTAGATTGGAAAACAAACTCAGCTAAAAATCAAAAAGGTGGAGAAGCCTCTGTTGTGCTTCCTCCGGATCGTGTGCGGTATCTCACAGAAATCAAAGAAGAAATTGATAGGAATGCCGATTGGATCACGAAAGAAGCGGAAATCGCTAGATCCGCCTACCAACTAAAAGGTGCCATTTCTGTTTTATCCAAAAAAGGAAAATCAACTTCTGACTTAGAATCCGAATACCAATTGTTATGGGATTCTTTGTCACTTGATTCACGAAACATTTTAGATACATGGTCTGAAAAAATCGAATCCTTCCGTAAGGAACAGTATTCCTATTTTGTTCGTGGGAAAGAAATCAAAGTTGATAATTATACAGTATCCTTAAGCCATTTAAAAATTCCTAAAATTGCCACTCCTCGTTTTGTAGATTGGGGTGATATTTTACATTGGTCTTACCAAGAAAACTTTCCCGGTTTTTTTCCTTATACGGCGGGAGTGTATCCTTACAAACGAAGTGGGGAAGATCCAACTCGTATGTTTGCAGGAGAAGGTGGACCAGAACGAACCAATCGCCGTTTCCATTATTTGAGTTCGGGAATGCCCGCCAAACGACTGTCAACTGCCTTTGACTCCGTGACATTGTATGGGGAAGATCCAGACATTCGACCTGATATTTATGGAAAGATTGGAAACTCAGGTGTGAACGTTGCCACACTGGATGACGCTAAAAAACTTTATTCAGGATTTGATCTATGTGATCCTTCCACTTCGGTTTCCATGACCATCAATGGTCCTGCACCAATGGTACTTGCATTTTTTCTAAATGCTGCCATTGACCAGGCTTGTGAAAAGTACATTCGTGCGGAAGGGAAAACAGAGGAAGTTAAGTCTCAAATCCAAAAGATTTATGCGGCTAAAGGACTAGGGGTTCCAGGTTTTGGTGGAGATCTACCAGAAACTAACGATGGTTTGGGGCTAATGCTTCTTGGTGTGACGGGTGATGAAGTATTACCTAAAGATGTGTATGCAAAATTAAAAAATGATGCCCTGTCCCAAGTGAGAGGCACGGTGCAAGCAGACATTTTAAAAGAAGACCAAGCCCAAAACACTTGTATCTTCTCCACAGAATTTGCCTTAAAGATGATGGGAGACATCCAACATCATTTCATTCAAAATGCAGTTCGCAATTTTTATTCGGTGTCAATCAGCGGGTATCATATCGCAGAAGCTGGTGCTAATCCTATCACTCAAGTTGCTTTCACATTAGCCAATGGATTTACTTATGTAGAATATTATTTAAGTCGTGGGATGGATATCAACGAGTTTGCTCCGAACCTATCTTTCTTTTTTTCCAATGGAATTGATCCTGAGTATTCCGTGATTGGACGTGTGGCTCGTAGGATTTGGGCGAAGGCAATGAAGTTCAAATACCGAGCCAATGAACGTTCCCAAATGTTAAAGTATCATATCCAAACATCGGGTAGATCACTTCACTCACAAGAGATTGATTTTAACGACATTAGGACCACATTGCAAGCGTTATATGCTATTTATGACAATTGTAATTCTCTTCATACCAATGCTTATGATGAGGCCATCACAACGCCAACAGAAGAGTCCGTTCGAAGAGCCGTTGCCATCCAACTCATCATCAATCGGGAGTTAGGTCTTGCGAAAAATGAAAATCCTTTACAAGGTGCTTTCATCATTGAAGAGCTTACCAATTTGGTAGAAGAAGCCATCTTAACCGAATTCAACCGACTCACAGAAAGAGGCGGGGTGCTTGGTGCGATGGAGAGGATGTACCAAAGGAATAAAATCCAAGAAGAATCCCTCCATTATGAAACTTTAAAACATACAGGTGAATATCCAATCATTGGTGTGAATACATTCCTCAATCGAAATGGATCGCCTACCGTCATTCCAGGTGAGGTCATTCGATCGACAGATGAGGAGAAAAGGCAACAAATTGGAAATTTGAAGGCGTTTCAAAAACGAAATGAAGACAAAACAGAGCTTGCGATTACAAAATTAAAACAAGTGTCTCGTGCGAAAGAAAATATCTTTCAAGAGTTACTGGAAACGGTGAAAGTGGCGTCCTTAGGGCAAATCTCTCACGCATTGTACGAAGTGGGAGGTCAGTACCGCCGTAACATGTAA
- a CDS encoding S1C family serine protease, with protein MNKLIKFSFFFFLMSYSLLAQVDPEPAVDSIFRSVVLIRNEGFNTENKTQPWMKKNLYTGFGSGLVLPNQTILTNAHVVRDAKRILIRSSFTKKEYIADVKYIGYDCDLALLQVNDPEFSEQTTTLSFLEGIPNLGSDVLLLGFPNGNDSLSVEKGSILRFEKNRYTYSGLDYRNVLKINANIQPGNSGGPAVQNGKVVGLVFQISTLEQGIAYLISNDIIRHFLEDINDGKYDGFPNIGFTFQNGNPKSLKQAMKVPANQTGIFVNRIYPSSTFSKVLKEKDFVFAVDNLSLSNDGEITESNKKEFIIDWIENKQLNTKVAVSYYRAGKRYDAEVNLQKNYALDLYRDSTEDYFLQAGFVFQPITRSFFHSEDGDLDSSLKYHYSYFIQDLLYRYTTRDIVLSYTFNDPETSKYKKYKYKVVESINGKVPKDLNEFKTIWKNEKKGFIVLRFRGMDLPIVLRPESIYQMNQRVKKRYGANYEEF; from the coding sequence GAGTTATTCTTTGTTGGCACAGGTAGATCCTGAACCAGCTGTTGATTCTATTTTTCGTTCCGTGGTTCTTATTCGTAATGAAGGATTTAATACAGAAAATAAAACTCAACCATGGATGAAAAAGAATTTGTACACGGGGTTTGGATCTGGATTAGTTTTACCAAACCAAACCATTTTGACAAATGCACATGTCGTTCGCGATGCCAAACGAATTTTAATCAGAAGCAGTTTTACTAAAAAAGAATATATAGCTGATGTTAAATATATTGGTTATGATTGTGATTTGGCTTTGTTACAAGTAAACGATCCTGAATTTTCGGAACAAACCACTACTCTTTCCTTTTTAGAAGGAATTCCAAATTTAGGTTCGGATGTATTACTATTAGGTTTTCCAAATGGAAATGATAGTTTGTCAGTTGAAAAAGGATCTATCCTTCGTTTTGAAAAAAATCGTTATACTTACTCTGGGTTAGATTATCGAAATGTTTTAAAGATCAACGCAAATATCCAACCAGGAAATTCAGGTGGCCCTGCCGTTCAAAATGGAAAAGTGGTTGGTCTTGTATTTCAAATTAGTACTTTAGAACAAGGAATTGCTTATCTGATATCAAATGATATCATTCGTCATTTTTTAGAAGATATCAATGACGGAAAATATGATGGCTTTCCTAACATAGGATTTACTTTTCAAAATGGAAATCCAAAAAGTTTGAAACAAGCCATGAAGGTTCCTGCCAACCAAACCGGAATCTTTGTGAATCGAATTTATCCTTCTTCTACGTTTTCAAAGGTTTTAAAAGAAAAGGATTTTGTCTTTGCAGTTGATAATTTATCTCTTTCGAATGATGGGGAAATTACTGAGTCAAATAAAAAAGAATTCATTATCGATTGGATCGAAAACAAACAATTAAATACCAAAGTGGCGGTAAGCTATTACAGAGCAGGCAAACGTTACGATGCGGAAGTGAACCTTCAGAAAAACTATGCTTTGGATTTATATCGGGACTCTACGGAAGATTATTTTTTACAGGCTGGATTTGTTTTTCAGCCAATTACGAGGTCTTTTTTTCATTCGGAAGATGGGGACTTGGATAGTTCTTTAAAATATCATTATAGTTATTTCATTCAAGATTTATTATACAGATATACCACTCGGGATATAGTGTTGAGTTATACATTCAATGATCCTGAAACTTCAAAGTATAAAAAGTATAAATACAAAGTTGTTGAGTCGATTAACGGAAAAGTACCGAAAGATTTAAATGAATTTAAAACTATTTGGAAAAATGAAAAAAAAGGTTTTATTGTTCTCAGGTTTCGAGGGATGGATTTGCCCATTGTGCTTAGGCCAGAGTCTATTTACCAAATGAACCAACGTGTGAAAAAAAGATATGGTGCAAATTATGAAGAGTTTTAA
- a CDS encoding oligosaccharide flippase family protein, whose product MQKLKKIFQLLKVELLKEGVLKNSFFVSSSKALSAITNLVFMIYSVNLLSKAENGKLQYFLGFLPVVLAVAEFGLPNALIKYISPMAEKKENPGAILSASLRIKFYSFLFLSIVCLITYLTSDENFFVLLLLLFGGIIISFISYFESLFVSYRKYKSLSLWNPLPNVVRLLLLIYLSESSIHPLTYMDILAIFCIAPIFVLFLFFFFFGKEEISFTAEPAEVRTNEKKLLLFNLWAFAASIFAILSDRLEIFFLNQFHPPEIVADYGTALQLFSGFIIILATFNSIIFPKLARLAETDEFPNVLKKSVFLGGMIAIALSPGILLAEPILTLLFGTKYTNSISVFKILYPNFLLQLVFAPLGTALFALGLPRLLAGLALLRLLFGAIFDYWIIPDWGANGAAISLFLGQIVSWLLLTGYFMAYFRK is encoded by the coding sequence ATGCAAAAATTAAAAAAAATATTTCAACTTTTAAAAGTAGAGTTATTAAAAGAAGGAGTTCTCAAAAACTCTTTTTTTGTTAGTAGCTCAAAAGCTTTATCCGCCATCACCAATTTAGTGTTTATGATTTATTCCGTAAATTTGTTAAGCAAAGCGGAAAATGGAAAACTCCAATACTTTTTAGGTTTTTTGCCAGTTGTTTTGGCTGTCGCAGAATTTGGACTACCCAATGCACTCATCAAATACATTTCTCCTATGGCAGAGAAAAAAGAAAATCCAGGTGCCATACTGAGTGCATCATTAAGAATCAAATTTTATTCGTTTTTATTTTTATCGATAGTTTGTTTAATCACTTATCTCACCAGTGATGAAAATTTCTTTGTCTTATTACTTTTGTTATTTGGTGGGATTATCATTTCATTTATTTCCTATTTCGAAAGTTTATTTGTTTCGTATAGAAAATACAAATCTCTTTCTCTCTGGAATCCGCTTCCAAATGTAGTTCGACTTTTATTGTTAATTTATTTATCTGAGTCCAGTATCCATCCGCTTACATATATGGATATACTAGCAATTTTTTGTATCGCACCTATATTTGTTTTATTTTTGTTTTTTTTCTTTTTTGGCAAAGAAGAGATCTCTTTCACCGCAGAACCTGCGGAAGTTCGAACTAATGAAAAAAAACTATTACTCTTTAATCTTTGGGCCTTTGCAGCATCAATTTTTGCTATCCTTTCTGACCGATTGGAAATTTTCTTTTTAAACCAATTTCATCCACCAGAAATTGTTGCCGATTACGGAACCGCCTTGCAATTGTTTAGTGGATTCATCATCATTCTTGCTACTTTTAATTCTATTATTTTTCCAAAACTTGCTCGACTCGCCGAAACAGATGAATTCCCGAACGTCCTAAAAAAGTCAGTATTTTTAGGTGGAATGATAGCAATCGCCTTATCACCCGGAATTTTACTCGCAGAACCCATCTTGACACTGTTATTTGGAACAAAATACACTAACTCAATATCAGTATTTAAAATTTTATATCCAAACTTTTTACTTCAATTGGTTTTTGCACCATTAGGGACGGCGCTGTTTGCTTTGGGATTGCCAAGACTTCTAGCTGGCCTTGCTTTACTTCGTTTGTTATTCGGAGCTATATTCGATTATTGGATCATTCCTGATTGGGGCGCCAACGGTGCCGCCATTTCATTGTTTCTTGGTCAAATAGTATCTTGGCTGTTATTAACCGGTTATTTTATGGCTTATTTTCGGAAGTAA
- a CDS encoding PDZ domain-containing protein yields MKSFKFIFVIFSIVTTLFSLGAEDFEDKRVIESRITFQKTSHQNPWLVGEPFSRKLNLIYLGKGLFFGVTLPKQNPVFAEFESFDYSVPKLGIKSYDEESGFILLETREVPKLPKSVVLDSKSAAKHCPTGKSRYVFLPFSKTPIKVFLLEKKTSEESDFLFKNQVLCGVTVAEFLIPTEYVEAFYRTEGKPFPHPGLVFDVNLTPSEREYYSKNNTNPLLVTEVVPGVGPAYNLFPGDLITEINSSPLSKIDDWDRTDKVYDLILRKPNGTLRELGETVQLKLHRNFQNQNVIYDLRAYDSNDFLIPEEAKKRKPLYLIVGGFFFTELTNAYLKEFGSEYRVKSEKKLVYLSDYYQKKVHPVREKIVILSRVFPLEGNLGYQEFQDLVLEKVNGTRVTSLSQLKTLLQSEETTYYAFELSGGKIAFFTRREILDLQQELQLTYKLGRAYNLED; encoded by the coding sequence ATGAAGAGTTTTAAATTTATTTTTGTAATTTTTTCGATTGTTACCACCTTATTTTCGCTTGGTGCTGAGGATTTCGAAGATAAACGAGTTATCGAATCTAGGATTACATTCCAAAAAACAAGCCACCAAAATCCTTGGCTTGTAGGAGAACCTTTTTCTAGAAAGTTAAATTTAATTTATTTAGGCAAAGGCCTTTTTTTTGGAGTTACGTTACCAAAACAAAATCCCGTATTTGCTGAATTTGAATCTTTCGATTATTCAGTTCCCAAGTTAGGAATCAAATCTTATGATGAAGAATCAGGTTTTATTCTTTTGGAAACCAGAGAGGTTCCTAAACTCCCTAAATCTGTGGTTTTGGATTCCAAATCAGCCGCCAAACATTGCCCAACGGGTAAGTCTCGTTATGTATTTCTCCCATTTTCTAAAACGCCAATCAAAGTATTCTTACTTGAGAAAAAAACATCTGAAGAATCTGACTTTCTTTTCAAAAATCAAGTGTTATGTGGTGTAACTGTTGCTGAATTTTTAATTCCAACAGAATATGTGGAAGCATTTTACCGGACAGAGGGAAAACCGTTTCCACACCCAGGTTTGGTATTTGATGTGAATTTAACTCCATCAGAACGTGAGTATTATTCAAAAAATAATACCAACCCACTTTTAGTGACTGAGGTGGTACCTGGTGTTGGCCCTGCTTACAATTTGTTTCCTGGTGATTTAATCACAGAAATCAATTCAAGTCCTCTTTCAAAGATTGATGATTGGGATCGTACAGATAAAGTATATGATTTGATTTTGCGAAAACCAAATGGCACTTTGCGTGAGTTAGGTGAAACTGTTCAGTTGAAACTCCATAGAAATTTCCAAAACCAGAATGTAATTTATGATTTGAGAGCTTACGATTCGAATGATTTTTTAATTCCGGAAGAAGCCAAAAAAAGAAAACCATTGTATTTGATTGTTGGTGGATTTTTCTTTACGGAACTTACGAATGCGTATTTAAAAGAGTTTGGTTCCGAATACCGAGTGAAGTCGGAAAAAAAACTAGTTTATCTTTCCGACTACTACCAGAAGAAAGTGCACCCTGTTCGGGAAAAGATCGTGATTTTAAGTCGTGTTTTTCCCCTAGAAGGGAACCTAGGATACCAAGAATTTCAGGATTTGGTATTAGAGAAGGTAAATGGAACACGAGTTACGTCTCTTAGCCAATTAAAAACCCTGCTCCAGTCGGAAGAGACCACCTATTATGCGTTTGAGCTGTCCGGTGGAAAAATCGCATTTTTTACGCGTAGGGAAATTTTGGATCTCCAACAAGAATTGCAACTGACTTATAAATTGGGCCGTGCCTACAACTTAGAAGACTAA
- a CDS encoding permease has product MFSFVNIFLILVFFVLLGENLKADPNPKVDSNHSNVSNSDKKDKTKKITESKSKHKPNRSLHLKNQKGYWQPMELVWDESSGAVAPEFRFAKQYQLVTQKKKIILSRRVVEKGKLIVNDSNEISPHIYQKWMNSLFQLEINHLPMEEIPKEQLTGVSYNYVSFLFGGAKSKFYYQLEDRKNPDWKQKNSIIQIIERMKP; this is encoded by the coding sequence TTGTTTTCTTTTGTAAATATATTTCTCATTTTGGTTTTCTTTGTTTTGTTAGGGGAAAACTTAAAAGCAGATCCAAATCCAAAGGTTGATTCAAACCATTCCAATGTTTCTAATTCAGATAAGAAAGATAAAACAAAAAAAATAACTGAGTCGAAATCAAAACATAAACCAAACAGATCTTTACACCTTAAAAACCAAAAAGGCTATTGGCAACCTATGGAACTTGTTTGGGATGAAAGTTCGGGTGCAGTAGCTCCTGAGTTTCGATTTGCAAAACAATACCAATTAGTAACACAAAAAAAGAAGATCATCCTATCGCGCCGAGTAGTGGAGAAAGGAAAATTGATTGTAAATGATTCGAATGAAATTTCACCGCATATATATCAGAAATGGATGAATTCACTTTTCCAATTGGAAATCAATCATCTTCCAATGGAAGAAATTCCTAAAGAACAATTGACAGGTGTAAGTTATAACTACGTCTCATTTTTATTTGGAGGCGCCAAATCAAAGTTTTATTACCAGTTGGAAGACCGAAAAAATCCGGATTGGAAACAAAAAAATAGTATCATACAAATCATAGAGAGGATGAAACCATGA
- a CDS encoding ATP-binding response regulator, which yields MKILFVDDEDTIRELFWEYFKDEFNVTLASDGLEALAISNQNTFDLIISDISLPKLNGIQFIQKLRADGNQTPFLVITGDSDIQIAIDVFRMGAVDFFLKPFRMEALRSRIKKFENADIDLSLLFNSGEIIQFSADCRIKLRPQIKKLNSYIAFIVKQILNSPLATHEDLISIKIVLYELLANAIEHGVAGVSYAEKQECLEANEDYFKLVDARCAENNSFVFVEISMDDVGITIVIRDEGTGFAVSQIPNPVVNPAANLVSGRGIFLAKMNIDSIVYNEKGNEVRFFKTWYKLM from the coding sequence ATGAAAATCCTTTTTGTTGATGACGAAGATACAATCCGCGAATTGTTCTGGGAATACTTCAAAGATGAATTTAATGTCACCCTTGCTTCCGATGGGTTGGAGGCACTTGCGATTTCGAATCAGAATACTTTTGATCTCATTATTTCTGATATCAGCTTACCAAAATTAAATGGAATTCAATTCATTCAAAAACTGAGGGCGGACGGGAATCAAACCCCTTTTTTGGTGATTACAGGCGATAGTGACATTCAAATTGCTATCGACGTATTTAGAATGGGAGCAGTTGACTTTTTCCTGAAGCCTTTCCGAATGGAAGCGCTTCGTTCACGGATCAAAAAATTTGAAAATGCAGACATTGATTTAAGTCTTCTCTTTAATAGTGGTGAAATCATTCAGTTTAGTGCTGATTGTAGAATCAAACTTCGCCCACAAATTAAAAAATTAAATTCCTATATTGCTTTTATCGTAAAACAAATTTTAAATTCTCCCTTAGCGACTCATGAGGATTTGATTTCCATTAAAATTGTTTTATATGAATTATTGGCAAATGCCATAGAACACGGTGTAGCTGGTGTGAGTTATGCTGAAAAACAAGAGTGTCTAGAAGCCAACGAAGACTATTTTAAGTTAGTCGATGCACGCTGCGCAGAAAACAATTCTTTTGTATTTGTAGAAATTTCAATGGATGACGTTGGAATTACAATTGTGATTCGTGATGAAGGGACTGGATTTGCTGTTAGCCAAATACCAAATCCTGTAGTGAATCCTGCTGCCAATTTAGTCAGTGGAAGGGGGATCTTTCTTGCAAAGATGAATATTGATTCTATTGTTTATAATGAAAAAGGTAATGAAGTTAGGTTTTTCAAAACTTGGTACAAACTAATGTAA
- a CDS encoding lysophospholipid acyltransferase family protein: protein MDSNQNPADILESLFVIPREVPKTILRNLLELIYDVKVAGSENIPESGGALIISNHTDYLDIPVQGAFADRKIVYLGKYELFHPQEEIMAVINHKNSPFNYPPLSLTKPVIEVLLNSLGSVVKKNLINWGSMPIIRNAAKDSEMDKRAAMDYYEKLETYMVDLMKEGELLSIYPEGSRSETGELQSFRAMAAKLAIRAGVPIIPSGIVGATNMSKPKAFLTGDAFKTKIRYQIGKPILPTEFPTGPEKKAAKELTEVLENRVRELMKQAESIL from the coding sequence ATGGATTCTAACCAAAACCCCGCAGATATTTTAGAAAGTCTCTTTGTCATTCCCAGGGAAGTTCCCAAAACCATCCTTCGTAACCTCCTGGAGCTCATTTACGATGTCAAAGTGGCTGGATCAGAAAACATTCCGGAATCCGGTGGGGCTCTCATTATCTCCAACCATACGGATTATTTGGACATACCTGTGCAAGGGGCATTTGCTGACCGAAAGATCGTTTATTTAGGCAAATATGAACTTTTTCACCCCCAAGAAGAGATTATGGCCGTAATCAATCATAAAAACTCTCCATTTAATTACCCCCCTTTAAGCCTAACCAAACCAGTCATTGAGGTGTTACTGAATTCCCTGGGGAGTGTGGTGAAAAAAAACCTAATCAACTGGGGAAGTATGCCCATCATTCGGAACGCCGCCAAGGATTCGGAAATGGACAAACGGGCGGCCATGGACTACTACGAAAAACTGGAAACCTACATGGTGGACCTCATGAAAGAAGGGGAACTTCTTTCCATTTATCCAGAAGGTTCTCGTTCGGAAACGGGTGAATTGCAGTCCTTTCGTGCAATGGCGGCTAAACTTGCCATCCGCGCAGGAGTCCCTATCATCCCGTCCGGAATTGTGGGTGCGACGAATATGTCCAAACCTAAGGCATTTTTAACCGGAGACGCTTTCAAAACCAAAATTCGTTACCAGATAGGAAAACCCATCCTTCCTACCGAGTTCCCAACGGGTCCAGAGAAAAAAGCGGCCAAAGAGCTGACAGAAGTTCTGGAAAATCGCGTCAGGGAGCTAATGAAACAGGCAGAATCCATACTTTAG
- a CDS encoding phosphatase PAP2 family protein, with the protein MKELLLAQTSLWFSPLPLDSLHIWDPSLGGIVLTISTICHYLGGSSFFLGLISFVYIYYRPKLAFELSLGLLTSAVMVSLLKFYLESPRPFPYPEAFDEKAFGLPSGHAYSAVVVWGLLAYRIPKLWFRVLSALIILFMPFSRMYLKVHYLGDVSLGFGLGVVHLLILLFLLERFYKKDSVPAFLLTKNYRTLSLLGIVVTLSPISLDSPFLSIEHHHSLSGVLTASGALAGFWLGILFYPRFSKPEFLDWSLPKWDFTIGTKNFNNFWITVLIRLIVLGILILLLYIIPGIVIKNTIWKDDLFLRYIRYLVVGFTLVFFVPLVLQKIQKGKFLQN; encoded by the coding sequence ATGAAAGAACTCCTCCTCGCACAGACCTCCCTTTGGTTTTCCCCCCTTCCGCTGGATTCTCTCCATATTTGGGATCCAAGTCTCGGTGGAATCGTCCTTACTATTTCTACGATCTGCCATTATTTAGGAGGGAGTAGTTTTTTCCTCGGTCTCATTTCCTTCGTTTACATCTACTACCGGCCCAAACTCGCTTTTGAACTTTCTTTGGGACTACTCACTTCCGCAGTGATGGTATCTTTATTAAAATTTTATTTAGAAAGCCCAAGACCTTTTCCTTATCCAGAGGCATTTGATGAAAAAGCTTTTGGTTTGCCTTCCGGTCATGCTTATTCGGCAGTTGTCGTCTGGGGACTGTTAGCTTATCGAATTCCCAAACTATGGTTTCGAGTACTGTCTGCTTTGATCATTCTTTTTATGCCATTTTCCAGAATGTATCTCAAAGTGCATTACTTAGGCGATGTGAGTTTGGGTTTTGGATTAGGAGTGGTTCATTTACTGATTCTTTTATTTTTACTCGAACGATTTTATAAAAAAGATTCTGTACCAGCATTTCTACTAACTAAAAATTATCGTACACTTAGTCTGTTAGGAATCGTAGTCACTTTGTCACCGATCTCATTAGACTCTCCCTTTCTTTCCATAGAACATCACCATAGTTTGTCGGGAGTTTTAACTGCAAGTGGTGCCCTGGCAGGTTTTTGGCTTGGAATTCTGTTTTATCCAAGATTTAGTAAACCAGAGTTTTTAGATTGGTCTCTTCCTAAATGGGATTTCACTATCGGAACTAAAAATTTTAACAATTTTTGGATTACGGTTCTTATACGATTGATAGTATTAGGGATATTGATCTTATTACTCTATATAATCCCAGGAATAGTAATCAAAAATACTATATGGAAAGATGATTTGTTTTTAAGATACATCCGTTATTTAGTAGTTGGATTTACATTGGTGTTTTTTGTTCCATTGGTTCTGCAAAAAATCCAAAAAGGAAAGTTTTTGCAAAACTAA